A region from the Candidatus Electrothrix scaldis genome encodes:
- the msbA gene encoding lipid A export permease/ATP-binding protein MsbA, producing the protein MTNKTILIRLYEVLQPYRKKLFISMLAMIVVAGFNAAQAYMVKPLLDEIFLHKKKEWLVILPLALLAVFFVKGVFYFLYSYFLEWIGQCVIKDLRNKIYAHLNDLSMGFFHKNSTGELISRIMNDVSMLQGSVSHALIHLLRDFFTVCGLLGVIFYMDWRLALVSLIFIPMAAVPIVVFGKKFRRISTNYQQGMGEASNFLNETIRGARIVKAFCMEEHEKKHFDEKMQYLFDTLMTETKFRSLSHPLIEFLGGIGMALILWFGGMQVLAGNSTPGTFMSFLTALVMLYEPVKGVSKINSTIQSGMAAATRIFNLLDIEPEIKEKAKSQVLPRFHNAIEFDNVTFSYGKEEPVLHNIELKVIQGEILAVVGPSGGGKTTLSSLIPRFHDVCQGAVRIDGQDIRDLTLHSLRKQIALVTQQTILFNDTVRNNIGYGSPNCTDEDIRQAAEAAFALEFIEALPKGFDTIIGESGTRLSGGQRQRVSIARAILKDAPILVLDEATSALDTESERKVQKALDNLMKNRTTIVIAHRLSTIKNADRIIVMQNGQLVEEGTHESLLEQHGVYEGLYTMQYADR; encoded by the coding sequence ATGACAAACAAAACCATACTCATTCGTCTGTACGAGGTTCTGCAACCGTACCGAAAAAAACTGTTTATCTCCATGCTGGCAATGATCGTTGTTGCCGGATTCAATGCAGCCCAGGCCTATATGGTCAAGCCCCTGCTTGATGAAATCTTTTTACACAAAAAAAAGGAATGGCTGGTCATTTTGCCACTAGCCCTGCTCGCTGTTTTTTTTGTGAAAGGTGTCTTTTATTTCCTCTACTCCTACTTCCTGGAATGGATTGGGCAATGTGTGATCAAAGATCTGCGTAATAAGATCTACGCTCACCTCAATGACTTATCTATGGGCTTCTTCCATAAAAACTCCACCGGCGAACTGATCTCCAGGATCATGAACGATGTCAGCATGCTGCAGGGATCTGTTTCCCATGCCTTGATTCACCTGCTCCGGGATTTTTTTACCGTATGCGGCCTGCTGGGGGTTATTTTTTATATGGATTGGCGCTTGGCCCTTGTCTCCCTTATTTTTATTCCTATGGCTGCTGTCCCCATCGTGGTCTTCGGCAAAAAATTTCGCCGCATCAGTACCAATTATCAGCAGGGCATGGGAGAAGCCAGCAATTTTCTCAACGAAACCATCCGAGGTGCGCGCATCGTCAAGGCCTTTTGCATGGAAGAACATGAAAAGAAGCATTTTGACGAAAAAATGCAATACCTTTTCGATACCCTGATGACCGAGACCAAGTTCCGCAGTTTATCTCACCCCCTGATTGAGTTTCTCGGTGGCATCGGCATGGCCTTAATTCTCTGGTTCGGCGGCATGCAAGTCCTGGCAGGAAACTCCACACCAGGTACCTTTATGTCCTTTCTCACAGCCTTGGTCATGCTCTATGAACCGGTTAAAGGGGTGAGCAAGATTAATTCCACCATCCAATCGGGCATGGCTGCAGCCACTCGGATCTTTAACCTCCTCGATATTGAGCCGGAAATTAAAGAAAAAGCAAAGAGTCAGGTACTCCCTCGCTTTCATAATGCCATTGAATTCGATAATGTCACTTTCTCCTATGGCAAGGAAGAGCCCGTGCTGCACAATATCGAGCTTAAGGTAATTCAGGGAGAAATCCTTGCAGTGGTCGGTCCTTCCGGTGGGGGTAAAACCACCTTATCCAGCCTCATCCCCCGATTCCACGATGTTTGCCAGGGAGCTGTACGCATTGATGGACAAGATATCCGTGACCTGACCCTGCATTCTCTACGCAAACAAATCGCCCTGGTAACCCAGCAGACCATTCTTTTTAATGATACTGTTCGCAATAATATCGGCTATGGCAGTCCGAACTGCACAGATGAGGACATCCGCCAGGCTGCAGAAGCGGCCTTTGCCCTGGAATTTATTGAGGCCCTGCCCAAAGGTTTTGATACTATAATTGGTGAATCAGGAACCCGCCTTTCCGGGGGGCAACGCCAGCGGGTATCCATTGCCCGTGCCATCCTGAAGGATGCGCCTATCCTGGTCCTGGACGAAGCCACTTCAGCCCTGGATACCGAGTCTGAACGTAAGGTTCAAAAGGCCCTGGACAACCTGATGAAAAACCGGACAACCATTGTCATTGCCCATCGTCTCTCCACAATTAAGAATGCCGACCGGATCATCGTTATGCAGAACGGTCAATTAGTGGAAGAAGGTACTCATGAAAGCCTCCTGGAACAGCATGGTGTCTATGAAGGATTGTACACCATGCAGTATGCTGACAGATAA
- a CDS encoding O-antigen ligase family protein, translating to MKSAAPQDSRAVRSFQAQARQINSLLPALLAFALPLSTSAVSVLAILIFLVWLLEGRFIEKGIEIFSHPVAVTALAFLVLLCLGLLWTENLKAGLEALKDQWKLALLPVILTAASYRYRKVYLYAFLAGMSVAMGITFLAGFGLIQYADVSPTHLTPKTFHVIYNPLLAFAIYLLLHEAIWGLARQKPGLRFLFLPLAALMTVNMFITEGRTGQAVFLILMALLLFQLFPKKRLKAVLAIVLFLPAICITGYLFSPTFQQRVTTARQEIESFHKNPNTSVGMRLLFFRNSLEIIRHHPWTGVGTGDFQLVYAEVNSKRSPNSIATDNPHNQYILVSSMLGLPGILTFLLIFLLMFVQAKQEDEEVQRLRMALPLFFLVIMLAESYLTVYQTAFFFVVMTAALYKERPNQRLQEFLTKEEPKKCWLILSYRANIPGSACSQHIDDRLPFFQKKGIEPILLSGPVGKPSKKWIHYRTFSLAPSGIRFEIRHFLRKHLHKRWQFKIVETLCMLPIFPLYLLEKIVINMESEWSWCFLASLRGLLLYRQLQPEVVYSTGGSASAHVAAMLIKRWTGCTWIAETQDPLVHDHGWRRGKRVLWVYQALEKKICQHADAFIFLVHAAMQHCSRRTEGQCRGAVVYPGSIPELFQQQFTKGERCHFAHFGSLAGTRNLVTFFQALHQVLSNNKQGEELRKKVQVDVYGSFDGESEREMERLGLTDLVIRHGIVSRQEALTAMQQTDCLLVIQNIIYFSCETIPSKVYEYLLTGRPIIGLVYNNEELEKMLTEHGHFAVPANSAQDIAEAIETTLLTFIEEEQNERAQREKQQGSDNLPTVANAVQKLIELTQGKSETCC from the coding sequence ATGAAATCAGCAGCCCCACAAGACAGCAGAGCTGTCCGCTCTTTTCAAGCCCAGGCCCGTCAGATAAACAGCCTGCTGCCAGCCCTGCTGGCCTTTGCCCTCCCCCTGTCCACCTCAGCGGTTTCCGTGTTGGCCATCCTGATCTTCCTGGTCTGGCTCCTGGAGGGCAGATTCATTGAAAAAGGTATAGAGATCTTTTCCCATCCCGTTGCAGTTACGGCTTTGGCTTTTCTAGTCCTGCTCTGCCTGGGCCTCCTTTGGACCGAGAATCTGAAAGCTGGCCTTGAGGCCCTCAAGGACCAATGGAAGCTCGCGCTGTTGCCCGTTATCCTGACAGCTGCCTCTTATCGCTATCGCAAAGTCTATCTTTATGCCTTTCTCGCCGGAATGAGTGTGGCTATGGGCATAACCTTTCTGGCTGGGTTTGGCCTCATACAGTACGCCGATGTCAGTCCAACCCATCTTACGCCCAAGACCTTCCATGTTATTTATAATCCGCTCCTGGCTTTTGCCATCTATTTGCTTCTTCACGAAGCTATCTGGGGGCTAGCTCGTCAGAAACCTGGGCTGCGTTTTCTTTTTCTCCCACTTGCAGCCTTGATGACAGTCAATATGTTCATCACCGAAGGACGGACCGGGCAAGCGGTTTTTCTAATCCTCATGGCCCTGCTGCTGTTTCAGCTCTTTCCCAAAAAACGACTCAAGGCCGTGTTAGCTATTGTTCTCTTCTTGCCCGCAATCTGCATCACCGGCTACCTGTTCAGCCCGACCTTCCAGCAACGAGTAACGACGGCCCGGCAGGAGATAGAAAGTTTTCATAAAAATCCCAACACCTCTGTGGGAATGCGTCTGTTGTTCTTTCGGAATTCTCTTGAAATAATCCGGCATCACCCCTGGACAGGCGTGGGAACCGGTGACTTTCAATTAGTATACGCAGAGGTCAATAGCAAAAGAAGCCCAAACAGCATTGCAACAGATAACCCCCATAATCAGTATATACTGGTCAGCTCAATGCTTGGCCTCCCAGGCATCCTTACTTTTTTACTGATTTTCCTTCTTATGTTTGTGCAGGCAAAACAAGAGGACGAAGAGGTACAAAGGCTTCGCATGGCCTTACCTCTCTTTTTCCTGGTCATTATGTTGGCTGAATCCTACCTGACTGTCTACCAAACAGCTTTTTTCTTTGTCGTCATGACAGCAGCTCTGTATAAAGAAAGACCCAATCAACGACTCCAGGAATTTCTTACCAAAGAGGAACCCAAAAAATGCTGGCTCATCCTCTCTTATCGGGCCAATATTCCAGGCTCTGCCTGCTCCCAACATATTGACGACCGCCTGCCTTTTTTTCAAAAAAAAGGTATTGAGCCAATTTTACTCAGTGGCCCCGTAGGTAAACCTTCTAAAAAATGGATCCATTACAGAACGTTTAGCCTTGCCCCTTCCGGGATTCGCTTTGAAATTCGCCATTTTCTCCGCAAACATCTCCATAAACGCTGGCAATTCAAAATAGTTGAAACCCTCTGCATGCTACCGATTTTCCCTTTGTATCTCCTGGAAAAAATCGTCATCAATATGGAGAGCGAATGGTCCTGGTGCTTTCTTGCCTCCTTGCGAGGACTCCTCCTGTATCGCCAGCTTCAGCCGGAAGTCGTGTACTCCACTGGCGGCTCAGCCTCAGCCCATGTTGCTGCCATGCTCATCAAACGCTGGACGGGCTGCACTTGGATTGCTGAAACCCAGGACCCCCTGGTGCATGATCATGGCTGGCGAAGAGGAAAACGTGTGCTTTGGGTCTATCAGGCCCTGGAAAAAAAAATATGTCAGCACGCTGATGCTTTTATCTTCCTCGTGCATGCAGCAATGCAACATTGCAGTCGCAGAACAGAAGGCCAGTGCCGTGGAGCGGTTGTCTATCCTGGTTCGATTCCGGAGCTTTTTCAACAGCAATTCACCAAGGGAGAACGTTGCCATTTTGCCCATTTTGGTTCTCTGGCCGGAACCAGAAACCTCGTCACCTTTTTCCAGGCCCTGCATCAAGTTCTCAGCAATAATAAACAGGGCGAGGAACTCCGAAAAAAAGTACAAGTCGATGTCTACGGATCTTTTGACGGTGAATCGGAACGAGAAATGGAGCGCTTAGGGCTCACGGATTTGGTCATTCGTCATGGAATAGTTTCACGACAGGAGGCCCTGACAGCCATGCAGCAAACCGATTGCCTCCTGGTCATCCAGAACATTATCTATTTTTCCTGTGAAACTATCCCCTCTAAAGTCTACGAATACCTTCTGACCGGACGCCCCATTATCGGCTTAGTCTATAATAACGAGGAGCTGGAGAAAATGTTGACTGAGCATGGTCATTTTGCCGTACCAGCCAATAGTGCTCAGGACATTGCCGAGGCTATAGAAACAACACTTCTTACTTTTATTGAGGAAGAACAGAACGAACGGGCCCAGAGAGAGAAACAGCAAGGATCTGACAATCTCCCCACCGTTGCAAATGCGGTGCAAAAACTCATTGAATTGACCCAAGGTAAGAGCGAAACATGCTGCTAA
- a CDS encoding protein-L-isoaspartate(D-aspartate) O-methyltransferase, translating into MSASALAAFSIHRQRMAETLVERGIQDRATLRAMVEVPRHQFVEDAMRARAYGDFPLPIGSNQTISQPYVVAMMTQALQLRGHERVLEIGTGSGYQAAVLSRLCKRVYTVERIHSLLGRARKVFDQLRYYNIISCIDDGTVGWPEHAPFDAILVTAGGPEIPVPLIEQLAGRGRIVMPVGSQEEQELQLLEKRNGRIRVQAIGQVRFVNLIGAHGWRE; encoded by the coding sequence GTGAGTGCAAGTGCTCTTGCAGCCTTTTCCATCCATCGGCAACGGATGGCGGAAACGCTTGTTGAGCGCGGTATTCAGGATCGGGCAACCCTGCGGGCCATGGTTGAGGTGCCCCGGCATCAGTTTGTTGAGGATGCCATGAGGGCTCGGGCATATGGAGATTTTCCTTTGCCCATCGGTTCTAACCAGACTATTTCCCAGCCCTATGTTGTTGCCATGATGACCCAGGCCCTGCAGCTTCGGGGGCATGAGCGGGTGTTGGAGATCGGAACCGGATCCGGTTATCAGGCAGCCGTGCTTTCCAGGCTTTGTAAACGGGTGTATACGGTTGAGCGCATTCATTCTCTCCTGGGACGGGCACGGAAGGTCTTTGATCAGCTGCGCTATTATAATATTATTTCCTGCATAGATGATGGAACGGTTGGGTGGCCCGAGCATGCGCCCTTTGATGCTATTTTGGTGACAGCAGGTGGTCCGGAAATTCCTGTCCCCTTGATAGAGCAATTGGCAGGCCGTGGTAGGATAGTCATGCCGGTGGGGTCTCAGGAAGAGCAGGAGCTGCAACTCCTGGAAAAACGGAATGGAAGGATTCGTGTGCAGGCTATCGGGCAGGTGCGTTTTGTCAACCTGATAGGAGCGCATGGGTGGAGAGAATAG